CTGCCAGGTGTTATCTTCAGTACTGAAGGTCTCGGGCTTTTTGCAGCACCCCAAAGGTCTTTGATGGCTTTGGACACCCAAGAGGTGAGGAGCAGATTTTCCGAGCTCATATCTGTCACACAGGTGcttgaaatgacaaaaaattttACTCAGTGACCCTGGGAGTGCCTTCCTAAACCTGGCCTGAAGCTGcctccaaaggcagcagccagagccctgaGGGCACAGATCCATGTGGCTCCTCAGACCTTACCCTGCCAGGACTCTGCTGTCCTCACTGGGCATCAGGAGCCACGGGGCACTTGCTCAGGGGTGCTGTGATTAAAAGTACAAGTCCCTCCTATGTTCCTTTTATCTGGGAGGGTTTTTCAAACCCATTCAACTACATTGCTGAAATAATGCTGACTGAAACCTGTTACACCGTCCTCTTTAGGGATCTTGCAGAGGGTTCTCTCCAGTGGCTCCTCCAGAGCTGGGACACTTGCATCTCAAACATCTGAGTGAGGGGAGAAAGCTCTAACTTTGAAATAAAGTATACttgtaaatttaaatttaaatttaaatttaaagggATATTCAACTCTGTGGGACAGATGTAAACATAGATGTTAACACATTCACAAGTTGGGGAtcaaatttgcttttccttatgTCTGTGCAGCTCAGGAGTGACTCTGCTGCAATCAGTGTGCACATTCCATGCTCTCAGACAATCCCCTGCACCTGAGCGATGAGTGGCTCAGAAACAATTTCAGAGAGCATATTGCAGAGCATAAACATTGCACCAGTGAGACTCCATGGCCAAGCTACAGGGCCTGTACACCAGCGGGTGGTAACCTGAGAAAAGGTTATTGAGTCAGCAACACAGCCAAATCAGGCTCCGGTGTCCCATGGGACACTGAGCTGCAGTTGCTTTCAATTCCTCTTTGTCATCCCTTCCCCTGCAATGTCACATTCCACTGACAGGCTCTGCACCACCAGATGATAACTGAGCCCCTAAGTTTAGGATTAAGAAATGAATGTATGGATCTCATCTGACAGCACATGCTTGGGATCTAACAAAcctcagccctgggctcctgcagaggcatccctccctctgcccttctCGCTCAGATCTCTGTCAGGACCCCTCTGAACTTGGCCAAAGCAAAATACTTTGCTGATACCTTGGCAAGTGATCAGTTAAATCTTTTCACTTCCTGCCCTTCTGGTGGGAAGAGGATCATCCATGTGGTGACTGGGCACAAGAGTACCACGAGAAACATCAGTGCCCACCCGGCCAGGCAGAACTTGCACAGCTAAAATCAAACTCAGCCAAAGGCTGGACCTGTCTTCCACAGCACCTCTACCCAAAGCTCACATCAAGGATGCAGCATTTCACATGCTCCCTATCCTGGACTCAAAATTCACTCTCAACAATAAAATTCCACCCAGAAGGTATTTTAGGAGGACAGTGTGTACAAAGATGGTGCCTAACAGGGTCTCTGCTTCCAAACACTCATTTGCCCAAAGAACACTTAGTTTGGATCCTGTCACAGCTGAATGGAGCAAGGAGAGCTGCCTTTCAATTTGCCAAGGCAACAGCCTTCAGCTGCCCACCATACATACCATGACCTTCACAGCCAAACAAAGGAGTGCCAGTTATTCACAGAGACTATCAAGGgctttacaagaaaaaaaattggaccTGGCAGCTCAAACAGCCCTCACCACCTAGGCTGCTACTGTCTGCTTCctaacaagaagaaaaatgcgTTAGAAAGTTCTAAAATTAGGTGCTGAGCACCTGAAAAAAGTTCTAttcaaagcagagaagaaaatgccaCATGGAACTATATATCTTAAGATGGCTGGGTATGCTCAGTGTGAGCCACACGAGGCTCCAGAGGGGAAATTTTGCACCTGAAGTACATGTGCAAGGTATTgtccacagcagctgtggctgccccatccctggaagtgcccaaggccaggctgaatgggacttggagcaacctaggatagtggaaggagtccctgcccatggtagggggtggaatgaaatgatctttaaggtcccttccaacctaaaccattctatgcTTCTGTGCTATCATTCTCTTACCAATACTTTCTGGAATATTACAATAAAACCACATAGGGAATAACAGATCTTGAGGTTCATGAGACAATTTGATCCTTGATGATTTGGCTTTGTGTGCAAGTCCCTGAGGATTTACTCTGACAGTAATTATACACTGAGCTCCCTATTCCTGTTTGATTAAAATTCATCTTCCAAAAAAGCACTTGCAGTCCTCACTTAGACAgctggagaaatggaaaattcacTACTTCTTCTGGTAATGTGTGGCCCACACTGATGAAAGATGTGTTCCTTGTGCACACTGACAAATGGGAAACATCAGTGTTCCAGACTCCTGCATTGTCCCCCTTTTAATTCTGATTGATCACGGTTCTCACACgctccaggcccagctccaCCCAGTAGGAAATGCTCTGTTAATGCCTGTGGGTGTGCAGAAGAGGCTCAGGGCATGCTGAGAGCAGAAGTGCCTTTTGTTCAGAGAACAgcttttgctctgctgcagaacaACTTCAGGCAACAAACTGTTTCTGAAGAGTGTAACAGGACTCAGCTCCTATGGATAGATGTGTGCATCCTACATGTTCAAGAAAACAAGTGTCTCTCAGGCTCACTGATGCCTGGTGTTGCttaattaaacatttctgtgctggaaggaaaaccagaaagttGAAATTAGGTATTTAGTAAACAGATGAAGTAATTCTCTGTCTAGAAGAACACATTGCTCTGCTTACCTCTAACACCTCGTGTGATCACCCAAAACAAATCAGgtaacacagcagaaaacaaaatatctgctctcttctctcttttccctctgtcctGGCCACTAGATGAAGACAGATAAAAAAGCGGAGGGAGaacaatttcaaaacaaaaggcGACAGGACTGCGAAAGTTGTTGCACCATAATTCTCAGAGATGATCTATTTATGCCAAAAATGGGTCTCACTTGAAGTCTGTGGCAGTCAATCCCCTGGCCTGCCATGCAGGGAGGATTTGGCCCTGCTGAAGCATcctctgcattcccagctgctgcGTCCAGCTGCCGCAGAGGAATGCGGGGCTGCCGAGGGCGCTGGCACCGGACGAGTCCAAACTTCCCGAGAAAAGCAAATTCCACTGCAGTGCTTGGACCTGAGCTTTGTCAGTGCCACGGCTGAAGCTGATAAAGTAACCCCCTGcctgaaaataattcaatttagTTTCTTCTCCCTCACCAGCATGTTTGGGCCAGCCCTTTATTGCATATAGCTTGGAGCGTTTGGAGCGCGTCGGAGACAGACAGGAACGCTgatgagcagccccaggagggaaagcagggctggatttgtgtgtgtgctcacCTCACAGCAGATTACAATCAAGTACTcaagacaatatttttattgtcttgATATTTATAGGATTCAGccctataaaaatatttatggggCTGAATCCTACAAGGAAACGAGATTTTCACTGCTTCATAGCATGGCACAGAGAATTAGACAACAGTTTGCACAACAGCACTTTCAGGAGGgattaaaacaagcaaataaacataTATCAGTCATTTTAGCACTCTGgtttaaacagaaatgtttgaaGGCATAAAAGCCAGTTAATTCCTATTGGAAATCAATGGTAGCTGAGGGAATACAGCATTCTGGTACCCTTGGAAATTGTCCTTTGACTATGGACTGCCCTAGCTCTGCTTTCTCGAAATTAAGATGAAAATGCAAGGTGCTCACTGATTTTGCAGCTGTCCCCAGATCTCTTGCCTAAGGGGAAAAGTTGTCTCTGTGAACCTCATGTTCATCCCACTCTGTGCCTCCCCCTCTTCACAAGAACCAGCCACCACTAAAGTTCGAATTTTAAATCTTATGACAGCACTGTTGTACTTTTCGGGGTAAAATTCAAAACACGAGCTATTTCCAGGGAGACAGGAGGCTGTTTCAGCGCGGGCTCGCTATCCACCTCCACCTCAGCCTCTCTCGGAGCGCATCCGGAGCGCTTTGCGCGGGGCGCCCGGCGGAGCGCGGCTGCCTCTGGCTCTCCCTGTCGGCCGCTGTCACCTCTGTGCCCGATGAGCTGAAGCACAGCGCCGAGCCCCATCGCCAGCGATGCCGCCGCGGGAGGGAAGCGCCAAATTCCAGCGGAGCGGCCAGGAAAACTTTTCAGGCGGCTCCCGGAGGCTGACGCTGCCCCGCGGGGCTCGTTCCGCGGGGAGAGCGGGGCGCTCCGGACACGCTCCCGGCTCGGGGAGCCCCGTTAGGGAGGACAGAGCCCCATTCCCGGCTCGGGGAGCCCCGTTCCCCGTTGGGACAGCCCCGTTCCCGCCTGAGAGAGCCCTGTTCCCGCCGGGGAGAGCCGCTTTCCCGGCTCGGGGAGCCCCGCTCCTGGCTCCGGGAGCCACATTTCCCACTCCGGGAGCCGCATTCCCAGCTCGGGGAGCCCCGTTAGGGAGGACAGAGCCCCATTCCCGGCTCGGGGAGCCCCGTTCCCCGCTGGGACAGCCCCGTTCCTGTCTCGAGGAGCCCCGTTCCCCGCTCCGGGTGCCGCATTCCCAGATCGGGGAGCCCCGTTCCCGTCTCGAGGAGCCCCGTTAGGGAGGACAGAGCCCCATTCCCGGCTCGGGGAGCCCCGTTCCCCGCTGGGACAGCCCCGTTCCCGGAGGACAGAGCCCCATTCCCCGCTCCGGGAGCCCCGTTCCTGGCTCCGGGAGCCGCATTCCCGGCTCGGGGAGCCCCATTCCCGGAGGACAGAACCCCGTTCCCGTCTCGGGGACCCCCGTTCCTGGCTCCGGGAGCCGCATTCCCAGCTCGGGGAGCCCCGTTAGGGAGGACAGAACCCCATTCCCGGCTCGGGGAGCCCCGTTAGGGAGGACAGAGCCCCATTCCCCGCTCCGGGAGCCCCGTTCCTGGCTCCGGGAGCCGCATTCCCGGCTCGGGGAGCCCCATTCCCGGAGGACAGAACCCCGTTCCCGTCTCGGGGACCCCCGTTCCTGGCTCCGGGAGCCGCATTCCCAGCTCGGGGAGCCCCGTTAGGGAGGACAGAACCCCATTCCCGGCTCGGGGAGCCCCGTTAGGGAGGATAGAGCCCCATTCCCGGCTCGGGGAGCCCCGCCCGGGCTGAGCGCTGCCTGCGCTCTCGCCCCTCTGCCCGGAGCGCTCCCGGTCCCGGCCGGCACCTGCGGGCCCCGCACGGGCGGGCTCGGGGGTCCccgcgggcgcggagcggggcagccccggcggggcgggggcggccctTCCCCCGGGGCAGCCCGGTCCCGCCCTGCCTCCCGCGGGGGGCGGagcggccgccgccggggccgggagcTCCGGGGCCGGTGCGACGgtgccggggccgccgccgccgcccatGGAGCCCAACGggacggcggcggcgggggaCAACgggacggcggcggcggcggcgggcggcgggggtGCCCCCGGGAGCGGCCCCCTGCTCATCCCCTCGGCCTTCGGGACGGTGCTGTCGGTGATGTACGTGGCCGGGGTGGCCGGCAATGTCTACACGCTGGTGGTGATGTGCCACTCGGCGCGCTGCGCCGCCCCCATGTACAGCTCCATCGTCAGCCTGGCCCTGGCCGACCTGCTCTACCTCTCCACCATCCCCTTCATCGTCTGCACCTACCTGGCCCAGGACTGGTACTTCGGAGACCTGGGCTGCCGcatcctgctcagcctggaccTGCTCACCATGCACGCCAGCATCTTCACCCTGACCCTCATGTGCACCGAGCGCTACCTGGCCGTCACCCGGCCCCTGGACACCCTGAAGCGCTCGCGGGGCTACCGGAAGGTCACGGCGGGGGCTGTGTGGTCGGTGTCGCTGCTGCTCACGCTGCCCATGATGCTGATGGTCACGCTGACCGAGGGGGGCAAGGCGGAGGGCAAGGTGAAGAGGATGTGTGCGCCCACCTGGAGCGTGGACGCCTACCGGACCTACCTGACCGTGCTCTTCAGCACCAGCATCATGGCCCCGGGCATCATCATCGGCTTCCTCTACACGCGCCTGGCCAGGACCTACCTGGAGTCCCAGAGGAACCCCCCCCACAAGGAGAAGAGCAAGAGGTCCCCCCGGCAGAAGGTCCTCATCATGATTTTCAGCATCGTGCTGGTCTTCTGGGCCTGCTTCCTGCCCTTTTGGATCTGGCAGCTGGTGCGCCTctacagcagctccctgcagctcaccacccaaacccaaaagTGCATTAACTACCTGGTGACCTGCCTGACCTACAGCAACAGCTGCATCAACCCCTTCCTCTACACCCTGCTCACCAAAAACTACCGGGAGTACCTGCGCAACAGGCACCGCAACTTCTACAGGTTCACGTCCTCCTTCCGCAAGAGGGGCTCCAACCTGCAGTGCTCCTGGGGCCGCTCCATGTCCTCCAGCAACCAGTACGACTACAGCTCCGAGGCGCTGGGCATGGCCACGCTGAAGGAcaagtgaggaagaggaggcgCTGCCAACACGCAGGACCAGCAGAGCGTCCGGCCAAGGTAGGGCTTTGGGGACCCCCTAGCCCTGAAGGGTTCTAAAGActcatttctgcttctctctctctaGAAGTCGCGTCAATCCAAGTGCTGCGGGATGAGTCTGGGAGTTGCATCTGGCTGAGGGggtcctgctgggagccagcagctgtTTGGGACAAatcctgcagggtttggggtgcagaAGATGAGGTGgatgctctgctcagctctgccacgAACTGGTTTCACGCCTGGCTGAGCTGCGGCTCCAGCTCCGAGCACCGCTTCTCTCGTGTGGTttctcagtgctgccctggggctgcagctgggtcagagctgcagaaatctGAAATTGGCCCAGGATCACTTAACTGAGCTGCAGAAATCTGAAATTGGCCCAGGATCACTTAACTGAGCTGCCAGCCTCGGGTTTGCCCTGTGTGTTACCGTGCTTCTGGAGCGTGTAAAGAGACTTTTAAGCCCCTTTTCCTATTTCCTGTTACATTACGGTGCACTACTGTTCTATCAAGCTTAAAGtctctattttaaaattcattgcaGCAGCACTTTGAACTCCAAGCATTCAAAAACCACCAGGTAAGCTGTCAGAAACCACAGGattacctaaaaaaaaaaaaaaaccaaaaaaaaaccttgtgaTTTTTAAGGTTTCTACCTAAGGTGGTTTGAATttgccactgatttttttcttcttgaaaaagTTGGTCCTTTTCTTAAAAGTCAACAGAGCTTGACAAACCTGAAAATTTAccttggaagaaataaaaaaaattatttataatccTATCACTCAAAGACCTGAGGCTctgagaaaaatgaatgaatcCTATACCATGAAACTCATCATAAAAGAGACACATTTTTTCATGACATTTGATCAAAACCATTTTGCCTCAATGTATTCTGCTCATTTTCTCCCTGCTTGGCATCTCACAGTAAACCTTCAGCACAGATCCTGGAGATGCCTGGAAGCACTTAAACAATTGTAAAGTGTCAGTTTATAAATAAATGCTTATTAAAAATGGACCCTCCTCAGATTTCCCCTTGCCTGGTCTCTTCACCCAGCTCAGGGGGGTGTGTTTATCAGGGCAGATGGTGAAAATAGCAGTTTCCAGCTGGGGGGATGAAGTTGGGGGTCAATATTCTTCTTTCTTGTTCTGGGACAGACTCTGGGGATAAGAAAAGCCCGGTAGGAGTTGCACAAACTCCTGTCAGCAGCTGGTGATGCCCGGGCAgttcagaagcagcagcagcagtgtaaGGAGCTGCCATTTccactttttttattatttatgacTTATTCCAGCCCCTATCTGCCTGAGCAGAGTcccactccagccctgcagtgctgcattcCTGTGTCCTTGGGTGCTCCTCTCGTGCCCCACACCGAAGTTTAGGGCGTGCTTGTGCCACAGCAGAGACACCAAGTGCCAACACCACAGACGGGGCTTGAGAGCAGGGAACAGGCACAGAGACACGCTGGATTTTGTGCACTCAGCCAACAGAAAGATTCACAGGTTGGATGAAGGTGTTTCTGTGCTGGAGTAGCAttctgaaaacagcagtttCCGGTTGGGGGGATGAAGTTGGGGTCAATattcttctttcttgtttttctcagtttctaGACCAAATGAAGCTGGTAGCTGACCTGGGAAGGGGATTGCTGCTGCCTGTctggagcacagagccctgTCTGGGGCTGACACAACCTTTAGGTCACCTGTGAGGGGTGgcttcacctgctgctcacccagAGGAGCCTGGGGAGGGTGCTGCTTTGGGGTGGGATCTCAGCATTCCTGAGCACATCTACACCTGCTGTAAGGCAGCTCGGGCTGtttcctgcaggagggagagTTATTACCTGTCCTCAGCACTGAAAAGGAAGAGTTGGGATTCCCAAAGCCATgagattaaaaacattttatgccCCCCAGAGGTTACAGAAGTGCGTGGAAATTGAGATGACCAGAATCTGGATGAGGGGACTTTGCAAATTCTGTGTTTGGTGTCACTTCAGGTAAATCTGAAGCATCTAGGCCAGGGCTGAGTACAGAGGGGAAGTCAGTGGGGCTGCAACTGAAAAACTACATCTGGAGAGTTCcttgaaaactgttttattcTGGCTATTTTGCATTCCAGGAAATCAGGTTCTGTGTACCCTGGGGTCACCTGTCATACCTAAATCACTGTAACCCTGTGGTTCATAATGCTTTGGGTGTTTTTATTGTAAATGAAATGTTGCAGCAGCCTCGGTGACACAGTTCCTTCTTCAGAAacatgggaaatgggaattttaggaaaggcaggagccttTTTCTTGTTGGGCCAGAGGCTGTCACTGCAAAACTCCATACATGCtttacaagaaataaaattatttaatcacttgagatttttttccaatgcCCCTTAGGATTTAAGGGtttataacaaaaaatatcCAACGCagagtgggaaagaaaagcagtttcatTCTGAGTGCTGTCTCCTTCCTTTCTGGTGGATCTCCTTCtcaggtgggagctgctgcagcaatggCAATTTTCCCACTTTTACTTGAAAAGACACAGACCACTCCTTTGTGGGGCACATGAGGATGGTTGTTTTCAGCAGGCACAGGAGAATCCGTCTGAACCTTATGGAATTTTTGCATCCTTTACCTTCAGTCACTTTCTTAAAATCATCCTTCTCTCCACTTTCAAAAAACAAATTTGCAATGAAAGCTCAAAAGCCCCACAGTACAATTCCCTCTGAGCCCCAGCAAATCAGGACCATTTTAACTCTTATTTACAGTGGGGTTTGGTGCTTGGAGTGTGACTGAGCACCAGGGGAGCCACCAAAAGAGAGGGGACTCCATGAGCATTTTGCACCTTGAGCTGCAAGGTGACACAGGGGGATTAACTGTGGGGAATGGGGGGGATGACAGAGTTCATAATTTATTATAATCTGTTATAATCTACTATAATCTAATATAATCTAAATTAATCTACTATAATCTAATCTAACCTAAATTAATCTACTATAATCTAATCTATTATAATCAATATTATATCTATATTATCATATATTATATTATCACATATTATATTATCacatattatataaaataatatattgtaTGATATTATGTGATATATTAAATTATGTGatgtaatataatattatatgatatatatatattatatatctCATATATTATctattatatattgtatataatatataatagtaaatataatatataatagtaaatataatatataatagtaaatatatattatattatattatattatattatattatattatattatattatattatattatattatattatattatattataatattatcatatattatatataatctCTATATAatctgagagaagaaaacacacaagGCTCATATCAGAGCCCAGCCCTTAAACCCTGGGCACAGAAAACGTAGAGAAatcctcagagcagccccagaaaGTCAGGAAGTTTCGCCAGAACTCTGTCTGCTTTGAGGACACTCagcttttctgtctcatttcaGAGTCcctctggtggcagcagcaagTTCCCATCCCGAGgtctcaggaagaaaatttgctttttatttccaggCTTTAAAACAGAGAGGTTGCCCCAAATCACACCACAACATTACAACGAAAGAGCATTTTATCCCTTTAAAGCAGAACATTGCTTCAGCACCTGGAgggggagagaagagaaaaatctccTTCCAGGGGTCAAATTTCCTCTCCCATGTTTCTTCCTATGCCAAACCCAGAGCAGTTTCATTCCTGTCACTTTGCACAGCAtcctcccagccagcacccCCAGAAACACCCAGAGCTGGCGACTAACTCCAGttcagcccagctggggctttTCTGCCTGAAAATATTGGGGTTTGCTGTTTCTGGTTATTCTGCCTGATAATATTGGGGTTTGCTGTTAGTTTCTGCTCATTCTGCCTGATAATATTGGGGTTTGCTGTTA
This window of the Motacilla alba alba isolate MOTALB_02 chromosome 18, Motacilla_alba_V1.0_pri, whole genome shotgun sequence genome carries:
- the LOC119709263 gene encoding urotensin-2 receptor-like, which produces MEPNGTAAAGDNGTAAAAAGGGGAPGSGPLLIPSAFGTVLSVMYVAGVAGNVYTLVVMCHSARCAAPMYSSIVSLALADLLYLSTIPFIVCTYLAQDWYFGDLGCRILLSLDLLTMHASIFTLTLMCTERYLAVTRPLDTLKRSRGYRKVTAGAVWSVSLLLTLPMMLMVTLTEGGKAEGKVKRMCAPTWSVDAYRTYLTVLFSTSIMAPGIIIGFLYTRLARTYLESQRNPPHKEKSKRSPRQKVLIMIFSIVLVFWACFLPFWIWQLVRLYSSSLQLTTQTQKCINYLVTCLTYSNSCINPFLYTLLTKNYREYLRNRHRNFYRFTSSFRKRGSNLQCSWGRSMSSSNQYDYSSEALGMATLKDK